The Cloacibacterium caeni region TGGTGCAATGGACAGCCATGATAAAGTAAGCGGAAAAGGCAAAAAAATCCTTATGGATGCAGGAATAGAAACCGTTTCTGGAATTTTGGAAGAAGAATGCAGAGATTTAAACAAAAGGTTTTTCACTTTCCATGAGAAAAAGCGTCCTTATTTGATTCTGAAATGGGCAGAAAGTAAAGACGGTTTTATAGACCAAGATTTTAAACCTACAAAAATATCCAACGAATTGGATTCTCAATTTGTACATCAAATCAGAAGCGAGGAGCATGCTATTTTAGTAGGAACTCAAACTGCTTTGAATGACAATCCTAGCTTAACAACCAGATTAGTGGAAGGCAGAAATCCTGTGAGAATATTGATTGATTTTGATTTAAAAGTTCCCAGAAATTTTAAAATTTATAATGATGAAGCTACTACTTTGGTTTTCAATCAAGAAAAAGAGACAGAAGAAGAAAATGTAAAATTCATTAAAATTTCTAAAGAAAATTTCATGGAAGAATTAATGCAGAAACTTTACGAAAATCAGATTCAATCGGTTTTAGTAGAAGGTGGAAGCAGAACTTTACAAACTTTTATTGACCAAAATCTTTGGGATGAAGCCATTATCATTAAAAACGAAAATATCCTATTAGAAAATGGCACAAAAGCTCCTAAATTTAATGGAAAACTGACTCAAGAAAAGACAATGAGAGATAATGTAGTTTCTATTTATAGAAATCTGTAATGCAATACAATTTCACCACCATAAAATCTGAAGTTCGAGATATTTTGCTCAAAGAAAAAGGGAGCAAATTTATCGGCTTTGCATTTCCTGTCAATAACGAAAAGGAACTCAAAATTGCTTTAGAAAGCTTAAAAGAAGAACATCCAAAAGCTACGCACCATTGTTATGCTTTC contains the following coding sequences:
- the ribD gene encoding bifunctional diaminohydroxyphosphoribosylaminopyrimidine deaminase/5-amino-6-(5-phosphoribosylamino)uracil reductase RibD translates to MNHETYIKRCIELAKKATGKTYPNPLVGAVIVHNDVIIGEGFHQKAGEPHAEINAINSVQNPELLPESTIYVSLEPCAHFGKTPPCSLKLKEIGFKKVVIGAMDSHDKVSGKGKKILMDAGIETVSGILEEECRDLNKRFFTFHEKKRPYLILKWAESKDGFIDQDFKPTKISNELDSQFVHQIRSEEHAILVGTQTALNDNPSLTTRLVEGRNPVRILIDFDLKVPRNFKIYNDEATTLVFNQEKETEEENVKFIKISKENFMEELMQKLYENQIQSVLVEGGSRTLQTFIDQNLWDEAIIIKNENILLENGTKAPKFNGKLTQEKTMRDNVVSIYRNL